A segment of the Macrobrachium nipponense isolate FS-2020 chromosome 4, ASM1510439v2, whole genome shotgun sequence genome:
ttatcaccgatagttcaacgaacacttctagatatttctcaaattctagtcgtatgttaaacttgtgatatctgttgattaatctgatttcacgcgggaacgtctcaccaagcaagatggctactacgagagagagagagagagacacgtaaACAGCACGCCCGTACCGGGACATGTAGCCGCCAGTCCCGGGACCCACTGCGGGTCTGGCCTAAGCATCACGAGACATGTGGTGGGCACCGCCCGGCCATCCCAGGACCCGCGACGGGCATAGCCCGCCTGTCCCAAGACACTTGGCGGGCACCAGccagcccgtcccaggacacgtggtggACACCGCCCGCCCGTCCATGGACCTACGGTGGGCCCGGCcagcccatcctgggacacgtggtggaCACCGCCCACCCATTCCGGTAACCGCAGCAGACGCCTGCCTGCCCGTGCCAGACCGTGTGGCGGACCCCTGTCCGGCAGTCCAtagacccgcggcgggcccgtcccgcccgtcctgggatgcGTAGTGGACCCCTGCAAGCCCTCCCGGGAACCGTGGCAGACGCTGCCCCGCCGTCCCAGGATCCGTGGTGGGCACGACTCGCCCATCCCGGGATGCGTGGCGGACACTGCCCTCCTGTCCGGGGATACGTGGCAGATACCGTacacccatcccgggacgcgtGGTAAACACTGCCCGCCCAGCCTGCCAGTCCCAAGAAACGTGGCGGGCACCGGCCCACCTGTCCCATGACATGTGGCGGACACTgccctgcccatcccaggaccagAGGCAGGCCTGACCCGCCGGTCCCGGGACACGTGGAGGACACGCTCGCCCATCCCGTGACCCGTGGCGGGTAcggcccgcctgtcctgggacatgTCGCGGACACCGCTGCCCGTCCGGGGACCCGAGGCGGGCCTGGCCCGCCAGTCCCGTGACAAGTGGCAGGCACCATCCGTCCATCCCGGTACCCATGGCGGACCCGGGCCCTCCCGTCCCAAGCCCATGTTGGACACCGCCCGCCTGTCCGGGACCCGCGGCAGGCCCGgcgcgcccgtcccgggacgcgttGCGGGACGCCATGCCCACCCGTCTGGGACCCGCGGCAGGCACGGCCCCCCGCCCGGCCCGGACCCGaggcagacgcctgcccgcctgtcctgggaccccgtggcgggcccggcccacccgtcccggACCAGTGGCTGATCCGGGCCCTTTGAGCAtagcctgcccgcccgtcccgggaccagtggcggacgcctcgcccgcccgtcccgggacccgtggcggacgcctgccagcctgtcccgggacccacggcgagcccggcccgcccgtcccgggaccagtggctaatgcctgcccgcccgtcccggggcccgggtggcggacgcctgcccatcCACCCCAGGACCCGAGGCGGGCGAGGACCTGCCCgtccgggaccagtggcggacgcctgcccgccctgtcccgggacccgtggcgggcccggCCGCCCATCCGGGAACattggcggacgcctgcccggtCCGTCCCGGGACCCTGCAAGCTGGTCCGGCCCCCACCCGTCCCGCCCAGACCCCTTGGGCGGGGAGGACGCCTTTGCCCACCCACCGCCCCCACCCCGGGACCAGTGGGTGCGGATGCCTGCCCACCAACCGTCCCAGAACCCTCGTGTGACAGTGGGACCAAGCCCCCCATTCCCATACCCGGGACCAGTGGcaggacgcctgcccgcccatcccgggccCGGCCCACCCCGCacatcccgggaccagtggcggatgcCTGCACCGCCCGTCCCGAGACCCGTGGCAGGCCggtccgcccgtcccgggaccagtggtggatgcctgcccacgcccgtcccgggacccgtagCGGACACCTGCCCCGGGACCCGCGGGCGGGCGGCATGCAATCCCGGACCAGtggcggatgcctgcccgcccatcccgggacccagcGGAGGCTTAGGCTACCGGTCCCGGGGACCAGTGGCCGgaagcctgcccgcccgtcccgggaccgtgGCGGGCCCGGCCCAAAAAAGCCGTCCTGGGACCACCCAGTGGCGGACACCCCTGCCTGCCCGTCCGGGAACCTGCGGCAGGCCCGGCCCGTCCGTCCAGGACCATGaatggcggacgcctgcccgcccgtccctagGACCCATCGGTCGGGcccggcccacccgtcccgggaccaccagtggcagacgcctgcccgcccgtccatggaccctttctctctctctctctctctctctctctctctctctttttctttcattctttcttattttcttctttctttctttcttcttggccCAAAGGTCCATAatccttcatttgttccttcatttaggtttaaggctttgcattcaataagttgagagagagagagagagagagagaaagagaccgtATTTCtgcgtagaaaaacagaaaaatagagaatctaatgtgtgtactaccgagcttagtgtataatgcttcaattgaggtttatattaatattattcattttgtcaatccatatatatatatatatatatatatttatatatatatatatatatatatatatatatatatatatatatatatatatatatatatatatatatatatatatatatatatattatatattatatatatatatatattatatatatatatatatatttatatatatatatatatatatatatatatatatatatatatatattatatatataaaatgccccCAAGGTCAGATCACCtttttagacatgctgtctacgcACTAGGAACGCCCAAAGGACAtgaatgaatcaaaagtatactGAAGCAGGAATGCGCACACCTGAAAGGGGACTATTGAGACCCACTCATGGCAATAATGATAGCCTTTACGCAAGCTTACGTTGTGTGCGCACGTTGTTTGCGTTGTGTACGGGGTGGGCGTACTAATACCATGATGTTTGCAACAGTactaagagagcgagagagagagagagagacgagagagagagagagagagaggagagaatgggcTACGAATGTAAtgatgagtttttgttttttcgggATCACAAAACCGTGACCAGGTagcgttttttcttcttcttcttgtcgaaaattgcattttttctaactatttcaaacctgaggtcctttacactaggaagattgcttaagcggcagctggaacggtcgtaagcttcgaacaaggggtaaAACGTAGTTAGCTAGCTTGCTTGTCCGCCAGTGCGagcgcagcgcgactgggaggcgaggaatcgcttttgctttaggcccaggaaatgcagagtgagggtggcatgagtgggactatgtgtaaaggacctcaggtttgtatagttaggaaaaatgcaattttctacaaattgccatttgttccgacacgatatacaaaccaacggtcctttacactaggaagactcactgattggtgggatgACCTGAGTCTTAAAGAACAGattggtgttcgtccaaccttggatatcctccctggtcgtaagagcagagggagggatcctagcctctgcccaatagATCGGGgtgtgtaccgcaggatcaatggtcagacctctggacccaagcattaagagagaggcaagcgtatctcttagtACTAGCAAACAAGAACTTTTGTCGCTGTTGCAAGAGCcaatataaagttatgggtttgtctcttgttggcatccacttcccccccccccccccttacccccccccccccccaccttgtaggaggaagtggaggatattTACACCTATTCCTAATGAAAGGAATGACTGGTGCTCTGTCGGGTTACGCTTACCATGCATCTCTTCCTCTTCCAGCAGGTGACGACCgagaccctctgcccacaggtagagggagagaaagatggggaaagagaagccagtcacactctcattcacctcATTCATTCCTTCAATCGCAccaaggaatcgatgctgttctgcctgctaggGTGCTGgataagcttacacaacgtgttgagcagccaccacaggtcccaaggaaaaggtatccaaggacttgtgggcaatatcccgaaggtagaaggaggaaaaggtggtctggttggaccagacccctgccttcaggacctgcgcca
Coding sequences within it:
- the LOC135211348 gene encoding collagen, type I, alpha 1b-like, with translation MLKGPGSATGPGRVGRARHGVPGQAGRRLPRVRAGRGAVPAAGPRRVGMASRNASRDGRAGPAAGPGQAGGVQHGLGTGGPGSAMGTGMDGWCLPLVTGLAGQARLGSPDGQRCPRHVPGQAGRTRHGSRDGRACPPRVPGPAGQACLWSWDGQGSVRHMSWDRWAGARHVSWDWQAGRAVFTTRPGMGVRYLPRIPGQEGSVRHASRDGRVVPTTDPGTAGQRLPRFPGGLAGVHYASQDGRDGPAAGLWTAGQGSATRSGTGRQASAAVTGMGGRCPPRVPGWAGRAHRRSMDGRAVSTTCPGTGWLVPAKCLGTGGLCPSRVLGWPGGAHHMSRDA